In Candidatus Polarisedimenticolia bacterium, the DNA window AAGCGAAGGTCTCGGGGCGTCCTGAGACGATCTGGGTGGCCCGCTTGAACTAAGGCTTCGGAATGCTCCGATGCGAGGTTCCTGTCCGATGAGAACGGCCGGAAGAAACAAGGGAGAGTCCGACGCAAGGCCGCACGACCGTAAGCCCGGCCTTTGCAAGGCCGCCGGGATGCTTGAGTGGGCGGCCGGGCTCGCTCTTGCTCTTTTCGCCATCGGATCGTCCGCGGCGCAAGTCCCCGTCTCCGAGCAGGGAAGGAGCGTCCCGGACCAGGGTCCCGCCCCGGTGGAGTTCGTCGACTCCAACCTGCCGCTTGTCGTCGTCGACACCCACGGCAAGCCGATCGAGAACACGCGCCGCGTCGAGGCGCTGTTCAGGGTGATCCAGGATCCCGTCGGCGGCCGGAACAACCTGGAGACCACTCCCGTCGCTTTCTCAGGGACCGTCGGGATCGAGATCCGGGGGCAGTCCAGCCAGACTGATCCCAAGAAGCAGTATGCCGTGACGATTCGTCCCGCCGCGGGCCAGGCGGGGGGCGGCGCCGCATTGTTAGGAATGCCAGCCGACATCGATTGGATCCTCCAGGGACCCTATCTCGACCGCAGCCTCATGCGGAATTTCCTCGCCTATCGGATGAGCCAGAAGACCGGCCGCTACGCCGCCCGGGCCCGCTTCGTGGAAGCCTTCATCGATGAATCGGGCTCCGGAAGGAACCAGGATCATTACCAGGGTGTTTTTCTGCTGATGGAGAGCCTCAAGCGCGGCGACTCCCGTATCGCGGTCAAGCCGCTGACCCAGGGCGACCCGAGTGGCGGCTACATCCTGAAGATCGACAAAGAGGACGAAGGAGACGAGTCGTTCCAGACGGCCAAGGGGACGAAACTCCTCTTCGTCTACCCGAGTCGTCCGACGCGGGCGCAGAAGGCCTACCTCCGGAAGTACTTCGACAGCTTCGAAGCGGCGCTCCGGAAGAAGCCGGAGCCCAAAGCGGCGCCGGCCTACGCCGACTACGCCGAGGTCGGGTCGTTCGTCGACTTCTTCCTGGTCAACGAATTCCTGAAGAATGTCGACGGCTTCCGGATCAGCACCTATATGAGCAAGGACCGCGGCGGCCGGCTGCGGATGGGTCCGGTGTGGGACTTCGATCGCTCCAGCGGGAACGTCGGCGGAGCGAAGCCCGACGGCTGGTACATCCTGCGCGAGTTCTCCAAGATGAAGCCGCCGTTCTGGTGGACGCGCCTGCTGCAGGACGAGCGCTTCGCCCGCCGCCTCGCCGATCGCTGGCACGAGCTGCGGGCCGGAGCGTGGAGCCGGGCGAGCCTCGACGAGATCATCGACTCCGCCGCTGCCCTTCTGGGCGAGGCGCAGGAGCGCAACTTCACCGCCTGGCCCGTCCTGGGCAGCGACACTCCCCCCTTCACCCTCGACCCGGTCGACAGCCCGACCTATGAAGGCGAGCTCCAGGAGCTGAAAGATTTCTTCACCGCCCGCGCCGCCTGGATCGACGCGCACGTCGAGAAGTTCCAACAGGCCCGCAAGAGCGCCTTGCTACCCCGGCGCCGCGCCGCCGCACGACGTCGCTAGACACTGACTAGCGCGGCGCGATCGCCGCGCCTAGGGCGCGCGGTCCAGGGCCTGGGCCAGATCGGCGACGATGTCCCGGTCATCCTCGCACCCGACGCTGAGCCGGATGAAGCCTTCGGGGATCGCGTCGCCGCCCCACCGGGCGCGCCGTTCCGCGCTGGTGTGGACGCCGCCGAAGCTGGTCGACTCGATGACCAGCTCGCACGATCCCAGAAAGCGCTCGGCCCTGCTTCGGTCGGCCAGCGCGAAGCTGACCACCGGACCGTAGTACTGCATCTGCCGGGCCGCAACTTCATGCGCCGCGTCCCCGTGCAGTCCGGGATAGCGAAGGCCGGTCACGTCTCTCCGGCCGGAGAGGTACTCGGCCACGATGAGCGCATTGCGGCACTGCCGCTCCAGTCTCATCTCCAGCGTCGCCAGGGAGCGGTGGGCCAGCCACACCTCCATCGGACCGGGCACGGCGCCCGTCTGGTTGCGCCACGACCGGAGCCGGTC includes these proteins:
- a CDS encoding CotH kinase family protein translates to MLEWAAGLALALFAIGSSAAQVPVSEQGRSVPDQGPAPVEFVDSNLPLVVVDTHGKPIENTRRVEALFRVIQDPVGGRNNLETTPVAFSGTVGIEIRGQSSQTDPKKQYAVTIRPAAGQAGGGAALLGMPADIDWILQGPYLDRSLMRNFLAYRMSQKTGRYAARARFVEAFIDESGSGRNQDHYQGVFLLMESLKRGDSRIAVKPLTQGDPSGGYILKIDKEDEGDESFQTAKGTKLLFVYPSRPTRAQKAYLRKYFDSFEAALRKKPEPKAAPAYADYAEVGSFVDFFLVNEFLKNVDGFRISTYMSKDRGGRLRMGPVWDFDRSSGNVGGAKPDGWYILREFSKMKPPFWWTRLLQDERFARRLADRWHELRAGAWSRASLDEIIDSAAALLGEAQERNFTAWPVLGSDTPPFTLDPVDSPTYEGELQELKDFFTARAAWIDAHVEKFQQARKSALLPRRRAAARRR